Proteins from a single region of Novosphingobium sp. CECT 9465:
- a CDS encoding FAD-dependent oxidoreductase, with protein sequence MSKYATMFSPITIGRLEVKNRVFMSPHGMVGLGIGTDRQVGYFEARAKGGAGFMVIASCQVVPAPLVPPGWFIEAYNPEHIPAIRRIVDAAHKHGAKIAVQGVWMMADPDKAQASAIAPHTVLADTQPRSMTTAEVHELIEAHAVAASHAEQAGADGFEFPINAGGGLQSFTSEFYNQRTDEYGGSLPNRMRIVTEIIAAIRQRVRADFAIGVAVNADESTLGASGIDDGIAQCKILEDTGMVDWLRITARGQKPQMTQYHYPSSYMGREGTHLDAAEAVKKAVKLPVVSGGRILTPAFADQAIADGRCDMVFVARSVIADPEWPNKCRDDKTAEIRACIGDLEGCFLRSCVGQAVGCTVNPEIGHEYEGPITPAATSKNVVIVGAGPAGLQAALVASQRGHKVTVLEKSDTIGGHVTMQALLPGLEDRAELIRWLKLQLDKAGVPIHTNMEATPESVKALQPDAVIIATGARYSKTGASKAQLTGVPGAHLEHVFTPEEVLLEHARIGKRIVVYDNTSYEVGPGIAEHLANQGKEVFLVTIDSAMAMSVTELGLNKVIARRVIPKVTFLPSTEITAIDESNVSLRGVYSGETSVLEGIDNTILVTSKPPQEDLYHAMVGDMPNIRIIGDAREARWSVFATDEAIKDGRRAALLI encoded by the coding sequence ATGAGCAAGTATGCAACGATGTTCAGCCCGATCACGATTGGTCGGCTGGAAGTGAAGAACCGTGTGTTCATGTCGCCACATGGCATGGTCGGGCTGGGCATTGGCACCGACCGGCAAGTTGGCTATTTCGAAGCGCGCGCCAAGGGTGGCGCAGGCTTCATGGTGATCGCAAGCTGCCAGGTGGTGCCCGCGCCGCTGGTGCCGCCCGGCTGGTTCATCGAGGCCTATAATCCCGAACATATCCCCGCAATCCGCCGGATCGTTGATGCCGCGCACAAGCATGGCGCCAAGATCGCGGTGCAGGGCGTCTGGATGATGGCCGATCCCGACAAGGCGCAGGCTTCTGCCATTGCGCCACATACCGTGCTGGCCGATACGCAGCCGCGTTCGATGACGACCGCCGAAGTGCACGAACTGATCGAAGCGCACGCCGTTGCCGCATCGCATGCCGAACAGGCAGGCGCTGACGGCTTTGAATTCCCGATCAATGCGGGCGGTGGCCTGCAAAGCTTCACATCCGAATTCTACAACCAGCGCACCGACGAATATGGCGGCAGCCTGCCGAACCGCATGCGTATCGTTACAGAGATCATCGCCGCGATCCGCCAGCGCGTAAGAGCCGACTTTGCGATCGGCGTTGCGGTGAATGCCGATGAATCCACGCTCGGCGCCAGCGGGATCGATGATGGCATTGCCCAGTGCAAGATCCTTGAAGACACCGGAATGGTCGATTGGCTGCGCATCACGGCGCGCGGGCAGAAACCGCAGATGACGCAGTACCACTACCCGTCGTCCTACATGGGCCGCGAAGGCACTCATCTGGATGCTGCTGAAGCGGTCAAGAAGGCGGTCAAGCTGCCCGTTGTCAGTGGCGGACGCATCCTGACGCCCGCGTTTGCCGATCAGGCTATTGCCGATGGACGCTGCGATATGGTGTTCGTCGCGCGCTCGGTGATTGCCGATCCCGAATGGCCCAACAAGTGCCGTGATGACAAGACTGCCGAAATCCGGGCCTGCATCGGCGATCTGGAAGGCTGCTTCCTGCGTTCGTGCGTCGGACAGGCGGTGGGCTGCACCGTCAACCCCGAAATCGGCCACGAATACGAAGGGCCGATTACGCCTGCTGCCACCAGCAAAAATGTGGTGATCGTGGGGGCGGGGCCTGCGGGCCTGCAGGCCGCGCTGGTTGCCTCGCAGCGCGGGCACAAGGTTACCGTGCTTGAAAAGTCCGATACGATCGGCGGTCACGTGACGATGCAGGCTTTGCTGCCGGGGCTTGAAGACCGGGCAGAACTGATCCGCTGGCTCAAGCTGCAACTCGACAAGGCGGGCGTTCCGATTCACACCAATATGGAAGCGACGCCTGAATCGGTGAAGGCGCTCCAGCCCGATGCCGTTATCATCGCCACCGGCGCGCGCTATTCGAAGACCGGCGCAAGCAAGGCGCAGTTGACGGGAGTCCCCGGCGCGCATCTGGAACACGTGTTCACACCTGAAGAGGTGCTTCTGGAACACGCGCGGATCGGAAAGCGCATCGTCGTTTATGACAATACGTCGTACGAAGTCGGTCCCGGCATCGCGGAACACCTTGCCAATCAGGGCAAGGAGGTTTTCCTCGTGACTATCGATTCCGCAATGGCAATGTCGGTGACGGAACTGGGTTTGAACAAGGTGATCGCCCGCCGTGTCATTCCGAAGGTGACCTTCCTGCCTTCGACCGAAATCACCGCCATCGACGAGAGCAACGTAAGTTTGCGTGGAGTCTATTCGGGTGAGACCTCGGTCCTCGAAGGGATAGACAACACCATCCTCGTCACGTCGAAGCCGCCGCAGGAAGATCTCTATCATGCTATGGTCGGCGATATGCCCAATATCCGCATCATCGGCGATGCGCGCGAAGCACGCTGGAGCGTTTTCGCAACCGACGAGGCGATCAAGGACGGGAGACGGGCAGCCCTGCTGATCTGA
- a CDS encoding DUF1330 domain-containing protein — protein sequence MASYVMSMMNKHDLAKYGEYSAQGFVSLQGLPFEVIVGENLEVLEGDAPGTSVVVMKFPDNDAAMAWYKSEAYQKAIPLRQAAAETIFAIHFTDNQ from the coding sequence ATGGCTTCCTATGTGATGAGCATGATGAACAAGCACGACCTTGCCAAGTATGGCGAGTATTCGGCGCAGGGGTTCGTTTCGCTGCAAGGCCTGCCGTTCGAGGTGATTGTTGGCGAAAATCTGGAGGTACTGGAGGGCGACGCACCGGGCACCAGTGTCGTTGTGATGAAGTTCCCGGACAATGACGCGGCGATGGCCTGGTACAAGTCGGAGGCTTACCAGAAGGCGATCCCGCTCCGGCAGGCGGCTGCCGAAACCATCTTCGCCATTCATTTTACCGACAATCAATAA
- a CDS encoding acetyl-CoA C-acetyltransferase, whose product MEAYIYDHVRTPRGKGRPDGALHEVTSVEMASQLLQALRDRNDLDTSLLDDVILGMAQPVGEQGGVLARAAVLQAGYAQTVAGQQIHRFCASGLDAVSLISAQVHSGMIQAGIGGGVESMSRTVMGYDSGAWTSDPAVAFHNYYAPQGIGADIIATLDGFSRQDVDAFAAESQRKAAVAWENGYFKKSIVPVKDVMGEVLLDHDEHMRPGTTVESLAKLKPAFEGYGKGGFEAVAKAKYPEIEELNYVHHGGNSSGIVDGAGIVLVGSKEFGERAGLKPRGRIRAYANIGSEPTIMLTAPGACSDKALKNAGMSRADIDLWELNEAFASVVMRYQREMGIPDDKINVNGGAIAMGHPLGATGAMILGTVLDELERRDKETGLITLCAANGLGTASIIERV is encoded by the coding sequence ATGGAAGCCTATATCTACGATCATGTTCGCACACCTCGCGGCAAGGGCCGTCCTGATGGCGCACTGCATGAAGTCACATCGGTCGAAATGGCCAGCCAGCTGCTCCAGGCGCTGCGCGACCGCAACGATCTCGATACCTCGCTGCTTGACGATGTGATTCTCGGAATGGCCCAGCCGGTCGGCGAACAGGGCGGAGTGCTTGCCCGCGCGGCCGTGCTGCAGGCAGGTTATGCACAAACCGTTGCGGGACAGCAGATCCATCGTTTTTGTGCGTCCGGCCTTGACGCTGTCAGCCTGATCTCGGCGCAGGTCCATTCGGGCATGATCCAGGCCGGGATCGGCGGCGGCGTTGAATCGATGAGCCGTACCGTCATGGGCTATGATTCCGGGGCATGGACATCCGATCCGGCCGTTGCATTCCACAATTATTACGCCCCGCAGGGGATTGGCGCAGACATCATCGCTACGCTTGATGGCTTCAGCCGCCAGGATGTCGATGCCTTTGCCGCAGAGAGCCAGCGCAAGGCAGCCGTCGCGTGGGAAAACGGCTATTTCAAGAAGTCGATCGTGCCGGTGAAGGACGTCATGGGCGAAGTGCTGCTCGACCATGACGAACACATGCGTCCCGGAACCACGGTTGAGAGCCTGGCCAAGCTGAAGCCGGCATTCGAAGGCTATGGCAAGGGCGGTTTCGAAGCCGTGGCGAAGGCCAAGTATCCTGAAATCGAGGAGCTGAACTACGTCCACCACGGCGGAAACAGCTCTGGCATCGTCGATGGCGCGGGCATCGTTCTGGTCGGATCGAAGGAATTCGGTGAACGTGCCGGCCTGAAGCCGCGCGGCCGCATCCGTGCTTATGCCAACATCGGTTCGGAACCCACGATCATGCTGACCGCACCGGGCGCATGTTCGGACAAGGCGCTGAAGAATGCGGGCATGAGCCGCGCCGACATCGACTTGTGGGAACTGAACGAAGCATTCGCCAGCGTTGTCATGCGCTATCAGCGCGAAATGGGCATTCCTGATGACAAGATCAACGTGAACGGCGGCGCGATTGCCATGGGGCATCCGCTGGGTGCAACCGGCGCCATGATCCTTGGAACCGTGCTCGACGAACTGGAGCGGCGCGACAAGGAAACCGGGCTGATCACGCTCTGCGCAGCCAATGGTCTGGGTACTGCCTCGATCATCGAACGCGTCTGA
- a CDS encoding SDR family NAD(P)-dependent oxidoreductase, which yields MAIVTGSGANIGEACAKALAGAGAHVVVADINQSAAEAVAADIVASGGSAMAHYLDLADEQSIVDLVAATVAKYGRIDILHNNAADTRPDFMAQDKSIPEMTIEVWDRTFAINTRGPMLMIKHVAPHMIAGGGGSIINTGSGSATLGDVFHPAYSTSKGALHTLTRNVAAQLGHYNIRCNAVLPGLVLSKGAREIMSAGEIDFIQRHVLLPRQSKPEDIAGPVLFLASDAGSFVTAQVFSADGGIVHHSPYYADVMAMAESK from the coding sequence GTGGCAATCGTAACCGGATCAGGCGCAAACATCGGCGAGGCTTGTGCCAAGGCGCTCGCCGGCGCCGGAGCGCATGTGGTGGTGGCCGATATCAACCAGAGCGCGGCAGAAGCGGTGGCGGCCGATATCGTGGCGTCGGGCGGCAGCGCGATGGCGCACTACCTCGATCTGGCCGACGAACAGAGCATCGTCGATCTGGTCGCCGCCACGGTCGCGAAATACGGGCGCATCGATATCCTGCACAACAACGCCGCCGATACCCGGCCCGATTTCATGGCGCAGGACAAATCCATCCCTGAAATGACCATCGAAGTGTGGGACCGCACGTTCGCGATCAACACGCGCGGGCCGATGCTGATGATCAAGCATGTGGCGCCACACATGATCGCGGGCGGTGGCGGTTCGATCATCAATACCGGTTCGGGTTCGGCCACGCTGGGTGATGTGTTCCACCCCGCCTATTCCACCTCGAAGGGCGCGCTGCACACGTTGACGCGCAACGTCGCGGCGCAGCTGGGGCATTACAACATCCGTTGCAACGCCGTGCTGCCGGGCCTGGTGCTGAGCAAGGGCGCGCGCGAGATCATGTCCGCTGGCGAGATCGACTTCATCCAGCGCCACGTCCTGTTGCCGCGCCAGAGCAAGCCTGAGGATATTGCGGGGCCGGTGCTGTTCCTTGCCTCGGACGCAGGCAGCTTTGTTACCGCACAGGTGTTCAGCGCCGATGGCGGCATCGTTCACCATTCGCCGTATTACGCCGATGTGATGGCAATGGCCGAAAGCAAATAA